In Pleurocapsa sp. PCC 7319, the following are encoded in one genomic region:
- a CDS encoding DUF29 domain-containing protein, which produces MIQDLHDRDFNLWLEQQAIALKNKDTETLDWANLLEEIEDMGRSDKRALRSNLGRLLEHLLKLRYWETEKERCANGWKIEIRAFRKKIRELLEESPSLKNYLASIFEKELVDAKETVSGYFLLPEDAIITLEQALNREYFG; this is translated from the coding sequence ATGATTCAAGATTTACACGATCGCGATTTTAACTTATGGCTTGAGCAACAGGCGATCGCCCTTAAAAACAAAGACACTGAGACTTTAGATTGGGCAAATTTGCTAGAAGAAATCGAAGATATGGGCAGAAGCGACAAAAGGGCATTAAGAAGTAACTTAGGAAGGCTTCTAGAGCATCTGCTTAAATTGCGTTATTGGGAAACGGAAAAAGAAAGATGTGCCAATGGGTGGAAAATCGAGATTCGTGCTTTCCGTAAGAAAATACGAGAGTTGTTAGAAGAAAGCCCTAGCCTTAAGAATTATTTAGCTTCAATTTTTGAGAAGGAATTGGTTGATGCTAAAGAAACAGTCAGTGGATACTTTTTACTTCCAGAAGATGCGATTATTACTTTAGAACAGGCTTTAAATCGAGAATATTTTGGTTAA
- the clpP gene encoding ATP-dependent Clp endopeptidase proteolytic subunit ClpP: MIPTVIESSGRGDRAFDIYSRLLRERIVFLGQQVTDEIANLVVAQLLFLEAEDPEKDIYLYINSPGGSVSAGMGMFDTMNQIRPDVCTICIGLAASMGAFLLSAGEKGKRMSLPNSRIMIHQPLGGAQGQATDIEIQAKEILYLKQKLNQHLADHTGQPLSKIEEDTERDFFMSAEESKEYGLIDQVIARRPSASNPPQPVS; the protein is encoded by the coding sequence ATGATTCCTACAGTTATTGAAAGTTCAGGTCGCGGCGATCGCGCCTTTGATATCTATTCCCGTTTATTGCGAGAAAGAATTGTCTTCCTAGGACAACAAGTCACCGATGAAATTGCTAACTTAGTTGTTGCTCAACTACTATTTCTAGAAGCAGAAGACCCAGAAAAAGATATTTATCTTTATATCAACTCCCCTGGTGGTTCAGTATCCGCAGGCATGGGTATGTTTGATACCATGAATCAAATTCGCCCTGATGTCTGTACAATCTGTATCGGGTTGGCAGCTAGTATGGGAGCTTTCTTGCTCAGTGCTGGGGAAAAAGGCAAGCGCATGAGTCTTCCTAACTCGCGTATCATGATTCACCAACCTCTAGGTGGAGCACAGGGACAAGCAACAGATATCGAAATTCAAGCCAAAGAAATTCTCTATCTCAAACAAAAACTCAATCAACATTTAGCCGATCATACGGGACAACCCCTATCTAAAATTGAGGAAGATACCGAAAGAGATTTCTTTATGTCTGCGGAAGAATCCAAAGAATATGGCTTGATAGATCAGGTGATTGCCCGTCGTCCTTCTGCCAGTAACCCTCCCCAACCCGTTAGTTAA